A window of Polaribacter litorisediminis contains these coding sequences:
- a CDS encoding polysaccharide (de)acetylase, which produces MFQNFQKKIKKTLLNLPGYHTNRKILVIESDDWGAVRMPSKEIYNEFIKRGIRVDKDPYCRYDSLATAEDLEALFELLMTFKDKNNRNVILTANTIMANPDFEKIEKFGYEKYFYEPFTETLKRKTLTQNSYELWEQGIKSGIFKPQFHGREHLYVKKWMHQLQKNDELTHLAFKMRTYGLTSDVDSSIKVNYMGALNSGLKSDIVSFNQILNEGLEMFENFFGYKSLSFIPTTYTWHPDIEHNLRNNGVQFLQGMVHQRIPLDDDCTFRYKKNNFLGKKSKSELMYLSRNVYFEPSNFKNNFDVVGDALNAIKIAFNCRKPVVISMHRLNFIGAIDESNRNMNLDLLETLLTEVMRIYPTIEFMSSDELGNLIKTEKNG; this is translated from the coding sequence ATGTTTCAAAATTTTCAAAAAAAAATAAAAAAGACTTTATTAAATTTACCAGGGTATCATACAAACCGTAAAATTCTTGTTATTGAAAGTGATGATTGGGGCGCCGTTAGGATGCCTTCAAAAGAGATATATAACGAATTTATTAAAAGAGGTATACGTGTAGACAAAGATCCTTATTGTAGATACGATAGTTTAGCGACGGCAGAAGATTTGGAAGCTTTATTTGAGCTTTTAATGACTTTTAAGGATAAAAATAATCGTAATGTCATACTCACCGCAAATACTATTATGGCAAATCCTGATTTTGAAAAAATTGAAAAATTCGGATATGAAAAATACTTTTATGAGCCCTTCACGGAGACTTTGAAACGAAAGACTTTAACTCAGAATTCATATGAATTATGGGAACAAGGAATAAAATCAGGTATTTTTAAGCCCCAATTCCATGGTCGTGAACATTTATATGTCAAAAAGTGGATGCATCAACTCCAAAAGAATGACGAGCTGACCCATTTAGCTTTTAAAATGAGGACTTATGGTTTAACTTCAGATGTTGATTCTTCAATAAAAGTAAATTATATGGGGGCATTAAATTCTGGATTAAAAAGCGATATAGTAAGTTTTAATCAGATTTTAAATGAAGGATTAGAAATGTTTGAAAATTTTTTCGGCTATAAATCTTTATCTTTTATTCCAACCACTTATACTTGGCATCCAGACATTGAGCATAATTTAAGAAATAATGGGGTTCAATTTTTACAAGGTATGGTTCATCAAAGAATTCCATTAGATGATGATTGTACTTTCAGGTACAAAAAAAACAACTTTTTAGGTAAAAAAAGTAAATCAGAATTAATGTATCTATCAAGAAATGTATACTTTGAACCGAGTAATTTTAAAAATAATTTTGATGTCGTTGGTGATGCGCTAAACGCTATTAAAATTGCTTTTAATTGTCGTAAACCTGTAGTGATTTCAATGCATAGACTAAATTTTATTGGAGCGATTGATGAAAGTAATAGAAATATGAATTTAGATCTATTAGAAACGTTGCTTACAGAAGTTAT
- a CDS encoding capsular polysaccharide export protein, LipB/KpsS family, giving the protein MEINKRQTILLECDSSDINKLKNWLNFINANRNIKFIILVQPQRLTLFKNELMAYEKLTCISYNDIFNFENNHESVSASEFYDFNRFYVQDEITFRLLDRDGYLPKYGLGIQHGISYYSQKAMNTLHFLKENNVSFLCFKTTPHHSVEWLLAKAADFLNIDVFTTEKHIFPWLFSISKGYLRFRELQFKNEILEPLHEVEFHINKFIEINSKDYEFAIPKYEKDRLGKGIFKYYNPFKNLKDTIKRPHSFYTLTQNFFYHKKITKDSYTFKGKYIIFFLHFQPERTTLPDGYGFTDQLFAIRTLRLLLPENINLLVKEHPSMFTNKSEPKARNRFYYKSINNIKGVSMVNISVDSFKLIDNSIAIATITGNVALESYIRKKPAILFGRVNFSIDGVHSFTDINSLTIFLKNLLEGKIKINLNNNHLLKFCSKGVVSGLIEGHKNVKNYHSFGEYEENAQYKLLTKLIQTKIVEI; this is encoded by the coding sequence ATGGAAATAAACAAAAGACAAACCATTCTTTTAGAGTGTGATTCTTCTGATATAAATAAACTTAAAAACTGGTTGAATTTTATAAATGCGAATAGAAATATAAAATTTATCATATTAGTACAACCACAGAGATTGACCTTGTTTAAAAATGAATTAATGGCTTATGAAAAGTTGACGTGTATTTCGTATAATGATATTTTTAATTTTGAAAACAATCATGAAAGTGTCAGTGCTTCAGAGTTTTATGATTTTAATAGGTTTTACGTTCAAGATGAAATTACTTTTAGACTATTAGATAGAGATGGTTATTTGCCAAAATATGGATTGGGAATCCAACATGGAATAAGTTATTATTCCCAAAAAGCAATGAATACTTTACATTTTTTAAAAGAGAACAATGTTTCATTTCTCTGTTTTAAAACTACGCCACATCACTCAGTAGAGTGGTTGTTGGCAAAAGCTGCTGATTTTTTGAATATTGATGTATTTACGACAGAAAAACACATATTTCCATGGCTATTTTCAATTTCTAAAGGCTATCTTAGATTCAGAGAATTACAATTCAAAAATGAAATTTTGGAACCTTTACATGAAGTAGAGTTTCACATTAATAAATTTATTGAAATAAACTCAAAAGACTATGAGTTTGCAATTCCAAAATATGAAAAAGATAGACTAGGCAAAGGAATATTTAAGTATTACAATCCTTTTAAAAATTTAAAAGATACCATAAAAAGACCACACAGCTTTTATACCTTAACACAAAACTTTTTTTATCACAAAAAAATAACTAAAGATAGTTATACTTTCAAAGGAAAATATATCATCTTCTTCCTACATTTCCAACCTGAAAGAACAACATTACCAGACGGGTATGGCTTTACAGATCAGTTATTTGCTATTAGAACATTAAGATTGTTACTTCCTGAAAATATTAATCTGTTAGTGAAAGAACATCCTTCTATGTTTACCAATAAATCTGAGCCTAAAGCAAGAAATAGGTTCTATTATAAGTCCATTAACAATATAAAAGGGGTTTCCATGGTTAATATTTCAGTTGATAGTTTTAAATTAATTGATAATTCAATTGCCATTGCAACAATTACAGGTAACGTTGCATTGGAATCATATATTAGAAAAAAACCTGCTATTTTATTTGGTCGAGTTAATTTTAGTATCGATGGAGTGCATTCATTTACTGATATAAATAGTTTAACTATTTTTTTAAAAAATTTACTTGAAGGAAAAATTAAAATAAATTTGAATAATAATCATTTATTAAAATTTTGCTCAAAAGGTGTTGTGTCAGGTCTAATAGAGGGCCATAAAAATGTTAAAAACTACCATTCGTTTGGGGAATACGAAGAAAATGCTCAGTATAAATTATTAACAAAACTTATTCAAACTAAAATAGTTGAAATATAG
- a CDS encoding polysaccharide biosynthesis protein — protein sequence MRDKERMVRAFQGVDDVIHAAAMKHLYLAEYNPDECIKTNIGGAQNVIHAALESGVENVVALSTDKACAPINLYGTTKLTSDKLFVVANNIKGTNPIKFSVVSYGNVMGSNGSVIPFFMHKKKEGKLPITDISMTRFNISLQGGVDMVMHAMEHAWGGEIFIPKIPSYKITDVAQAVAPECKLEIVGIRSGEKIHEEMITPSDSFYTYDLGKYYTILPSVPNFSIQEFLTKFNAKLVPVGFNYNSGHNTDWETVDSLRNLIMEHVNSTFKV from the coding sequence GTGAGAGATAAAGAAAGAATGGTTAGAGCATTTCAAGGGGTGGACGATGTAATTCATGCAGCCGCAATGAAGCATTTGTACTTGGCTGAATATAATCCAGATGAATGTATAAAAACAAACATCGGGGGGGCTCAAAATGTAATACACGCTGCGCTAGAATCAGGGGTTGAAAATGTTGTTGCATTATCAACTGATAAGGCATGCGCACCTATCAATCTATACGGGACTACAAAGTTGACATCAGATAAATTATTTGTTGTAGCAAATAACATTAAAGGAACTAATCCAATTAAGTTTTCGGTAGTAAGTTATGGAAATGTAATGGGTTCAAATGGTTCTGTAATTCCGTTTTTTATGCATAAAAAGAAAGAAGGAAAATTACCAATAACAGATATTTCTATGACTCGTTTTAATATATCTTTACAAGGAGGAGTAGACATGGTAATGCATGCAATGGAGCACGCTTGGGGAGGTGAAATCTTTATCCCAAAAATACCTTCCTATAAAATTACAGATGTAGCCCAAGCTGTTGCGCCGGAGTGCAAGTTAGAAATTGTTGGAATTAGATCAGGAGAAAAAATACATGAAGAGATGATTACCCCATCAGATTCATTTTACACCTATGATTTGGGTAAATATTATACCATTTTACCATCTGTTCCCAATTTTAGTATTCAAGAATTTTTAACAAAATTCAATGCAAAATTAGTTCCTGTGGGGTTTAATTATAATTCAGGGCATAATACAGATTGGGAAACTGTAGATAGTTTAAGAAATTTAATAATGGAGCACGTAAATTCAACATTCAAAGTATAA
- a CDS encoding polysaccharide biosynthesis protein: MLNNKTILITGGTGSLGKALTAHMFKTYPNVKKIIILSRDEQKQFVMAQEYPIDKYPQIRFF, encoded by the coding sequence ATGTTAAACAATAAAACAATTTTAATCACGGGAGGAACAGGTTCTTTAGGAAAAGCATTAACTGCTCACATGTTTAAAACGTATCCTAATGTTAAAAAAATAATAATTTTATCAAGAGATGAGCAGAAACAATTTGTAATGGCTCAAGAATATCCAATTGACAAATACCCTCAAATACGTTTTTTTTAG
- a CDS encoding EpsG family protein has translation MFISPVILLIAAFRQSNRNLKKWVLIIFITFFGSLIFLSPGTDGYVHRKNVSEHYIGLGFGQFLEEIGRQLTFQQTPGVQDEPFIHILSFVVGALRVPGLFFTLVAFIFAYFYVGSLFRLFEIYPTWKRSKVFFLYALVFVLFMGVQQINQIRTGVGFWVLFYACLSYYQTKKIKYLLLMFVPPFIHIGYWAMALPAWGVLILGNWKWIYSVIFFLSFTSQLVNPSTVTNQMEKTEIGKSKVKGYSVEEKATSEQVLKAYGNTNWYKKYAKLGLQVWGVNVIAIILIIFGTYFSGMNKLESRLFSTGILTVSLSNLSWFLYALKNRSAAVGMVFILATLLLLWQRGYFNSSINKVKNQLFAIRVLITLFIFVIIFNVSELIQLLSIFLFFAPFIPWIVEEMNVSIRGFIGLIGGF, from the coding sequence ATGTTCATTTCTCCTGTTATACTGCTTATTGCAGCCTTTCGTCAGTCGAATAGAAATCTCAAAAAGTGGGTATTAATTATTTTTATTACTTTTTTTGGCTCACTTATTTTTCTAAGTCCTGGCACTGATGGTTATGTGCATCGTAAGAATGTTTCTGAACATTATATAGGTTTGGGTTTCGGCCAATTTTTAGAAGAGATTGGGCGGCAATTAACATTTCAACAGACTCCCGGAGTCCAAGACGAACCCTTTATCCATATTTTGTCTTTTGTTGTAGGAGCCCTCCGGGTACCTGGATTATTTTTTACATTGGTGGCTTTTATTTTCGCTTATTTTTATGTGGGTTCCCTTTTTCGATTATTTGAAATATATCCAACATGGAAAAGAAGTAAGGTGTTTTTTTTGTATGCACTAGTTTTTGTTTTATTTATGGGAGTGCAACAAATTAATCAAATTCGAACTGGTGTAGGATTTTGGGTGCTCTTTTATGCATGTTTAAGTTACTATCAAACTAAAAAGATTAAATATCTACTCCTCATGTTTGTTCCTCCATTCATTCATATTGGTTACTGGGCTATGGCGCTCCCGGCATGGGGAGTGTTGATTTTAGGTAATTGGAAATGGATTTATTCTGTGATTTTTTTTCTGTCCTTTACGTCTCAGCTTGTTAATCCATCAACGGTAACCAATCAAATGGAAAAGACAGAGATTGGAAAATCTAAAGTAAAAGGATACTCCGTTGAGGAAAAGGCCACTTCAGAGCAGGTTTTAAAAGCATACGGAAATACTAATTGGTACAAAAAGTATGCTAAGTTAGGGTTGCAGGTATGGGGAGTAAATGTTATTGCTATTATATTAATTATATTTGGTACCTACTTTTCAGGAATGAACAAATTAGAATCACGTTTATTTTCCACTGGAATATTGACAGTCTCATTATCCAATCTATCCTGGTTTTTATATGCCTTGAAAAATCGTAGTGCCGCAGTTGGTATGGTTTTTATTTTAGCTACTCTTTTACTCTTATGGCAAAGAGGGTATTTTAATTCTTCAATAAATAAAGTAAAAAATCAATTGTTTGCTATACGAGTTTTAATAACTCTTTTCATTTTTGTAATAATTTTTAATGTGTCCGAATTAATCCAACTATTGAGTATTTTTTTATTTTTCGCACCCTTTATTCCATGGATAGTAGAGGAAATGAATGTTTCCATTCGTGGTTTTATAGGCTTGATTGGGGGCTTCTAG
- a CDS encoding glycosyltransferase has product MKICIIQTPAFNPNEGGVQRITYNLGKHFLQRGFEVTYFSFASEGHISSKHGELFTSKHFGGTKNEENLLFFRQFLHETSPDIVINQMPYEDPIGKGLLELKKEIGFHTIACLHNSLFAFKNNLSEILKTRVPKPLNWLVNNPLGHFFIQYSHRRKQRGILKKFLDDYDSFVTEALPNQEELKYFVGDYKIEKVKTIPNPFPGIEYTEDRKEKIILHVGRINIPQKRSDLLLPFWAEVAPKLPDWKFVIVGDGPYLKQLKENIDHLKIQRVEVVGFKKPETYYQKASIFMMPSAYEGLPNTIIEAQNYGCPVVAFNSYAAVSWIVNNSQDALLVAPFDTKEMGRKVVDLVSSPFELKRMRINSLKNSQRFSIKRVGRKWELLFQELQDKNNG; this is encoded by the coding sequence ATGAAAATTTGTATCATTCAGACACCTGCCTTTAATCCCAATGAAGGAGGAGTGCAGAGAATCACCTATAACTTAGGGAAGCACTTTCTTCAAAGGGGATTTGAAGTCACTTATTTTTCATTTGCGTCTGAAGGGCATATTAGCTCAAAACATGGTGAACTTTTTACCTCAAAACATTTTGGAGGCACTAAAAATGAAGAAAACTTGTTATTTTTTAGACAGTTTTTACATGAAACCTCTCCGGATATTGTAATCAATCAGATGCCGTATGAAGACCCAATAGGAAAGGGGCTGTTAGAATTAAAGAAAGAAATAGGCTTTCATACGATAGCCTGTCTCCATAATTCCCTTTTTGCATTTAAAAATAACCTATCTGAAATATTAAAAACTAGGGTTCCAAAACCGTTGAACTGGCTAGTGAATAACCCTCTTGGGCATTTTTTTATTCAATATTCGCATAGAAGGAAACAAAGAGGGATTTTGAAGAAGTTTTTGGATGATTATGATAGTTTTGTTACCGAGGCACTTCCAAATCAAGAAGAATTAAAATATTTTGTGGGTGATTACAAGATAGAAAAAGTAAAAACAATCCCTAATCCATTTCCAGGAATAGAATACACTGAGGATCGAAAAGAAAAAATCATCTTACATGTTGGTCGGATAAATATTCCGCAAAAGCGTTCCGATTTATTATTACCCTTTTGGGCAGAAGTTGCACCAAAACTGCCGGATTGGAAATTTGTAATTGTAGGTGATGGACCTTATTTGAAGCAATTGAAAGAAAATATAGATCATTTAAAAATACAACGTGTTGAGGTAGTCGGGTTTAAAAAACCAGAGACCTATTATCAAAAGGCCTCCATCTTTATGATGCCATCCGCATACGAAGGATTACCAAACACGATTATTGAAGCGCAAAATTATGGATGTCCCGTAGTGGCATTTAATTCGTATGCTGCTGTTTCATGGATAGTGAATAACTCACAAGATGCGTTGTTAGTTGCTCCTTTCGATACGAAAGAAATGGGTAGAAAAGTGGTTGATTTAGTTAGTAGTCCATTTGAATTGAAAAGGATGCGCATCAATTCTTTGAAAAATTCCCAAAGATTTTCAATCAAGAGGGTTGGTCGGAAATGGGAACTATTATTCCAAGAACTTCAAGATAAAAATAATGGTTAG
- a CDS encoding alpha-2,8-polysialyltransferase family protein, translating into MKHIFMVHSPITFFAAYATIKYLRLSKDEVIVISSNYKVPIEDYKVIPSFAEARNKNALQKLKYFNVPKSFDAYLNSHLYGQDFIAYIDLMSYYQKILVTHTRCREFHFIEEGNSSYANSNDLETLTWDNRQNKLRVNTQGTYMSNLLNGLKWASRGYTNRFLALPYAYDNYQNIKGIKYFTFSKKGFPLVETDQKRVLELKNDDRIAQLSKGLYYENALLWVDGANERFTGLDLSYYHKAIDLAIEKLATQFNNRKIVIKLRPGLKEYSGNYLYKALRKANAEVEVMRDDIILEAVFLNSKNCTVLGNLSSALFYASIFGHQSYSIYSLYSKKVKTIFDDMPGFWENINNFET; encoded by the coding sequence ATGAAACATATATTTATGGTGCATTCACCGATTACATTTTTTGCGGCTTATGCTACAATAAAATACCTTAGGCTTAGTAAGGACGAGGTTATAGTTATCAGTTCTAATTATAAAGTGCCGATTGAAGATTATAAAGTCATTCCGAGTTTTGCAGAAGCTAGAAACAAAAATGCTCTGCAAAAACTGAAATACTTCAATGTGCCTAAATCTTTCGATGCATATTTGAATTCACATTTGTATGGACAAGATTTTATAGCTTACATCGATTTGATGTCCTATTACCAAAAGATTTTAGTGACGCATACTCGATGTCGAGAATTTCACTTTATAGAAGAAGGAAACTCTAGTTATGCGAATTCTAATGATTTAGAAACTTTAACTTGGGATAATAGACAAAATAAATTAAGAGTTAATACACAAGGTACATACATGTCAAACTTATTAAATGGGTTAAAATGGGCAAGTAGAGGCTATACTAATAGATTCCTTGCTTTACCTTATGCTTATGATAACTATCAAAACATAAAGGGTATTAAGTATTTTACCTTCAGTAAAAAAGGTTTTCCTTTGGTTGAGACAGACCAAAAAAGAGTTTTAGAGCTTAAAAATGACGATAGAATCGCTCAGCTCAGTAAAGGATTGTATTATGAAAATGCATTGCTATGGGTGGATGGTGCAAATGAACGCTTTACGGGCTTGGATTTATCTTATTATCATAAAGCTATTGATTTAGCAATTGAAAAATTAGCAACACAATTTAATAACAGAAAAATAGTAATCAAATTACGACCTGGATTGAAAGAGTATTCTGGGAATTACCTGTATAAGGCTCTCAGAAAAGCAAATGCTGAAGTTGAGGTTATGCGTGACGATATTATATTAGAAGCTGTGTTTTTAAATTCTAAGAATTGCACTGTTTTGGGCAATTTATCATCTGCATTATTCTATGCTTCTATATTTGGTCATCAATCCTACTCTATATATTCCCTGTATTCTAAAAAAGTTAAAACTATTTTTGACGATATGCCTGGGTTTTGGGAAAACATAAATAATTTTGAAACATAG
- a CDS encoding HAD family hydrolase, with translation MNKIETILWDFDGVIMDSNALRDRGFEEVLKTFPQTEVDDLMEFHRDNGGLSRYVKFRYFFEDIRGEAITDAEVNIWAQKFSEIMMKLLINHDLLIEETLKFIKTNAKNYNMHIVSGSDQNELRQICKALDIATYFDSIHGSPTSKNDLVANLLTIHGYDTNTCLLIGDSKNDYEAAQVNRIHFMGYGNEKIKANSDYKLF, from the coding sequence GTGAATAAAATAGAAACGATATTATGGGATTTTGATGGAGTAATTATGGATTCCAATGCTTTGCGTGACCGCGGTTTTGAAGAAGTTTTAAAAACTTTCCCCCAAACTGAAGTTGATGACCTGATGGAATTTCATAGAGATAACGGTGGCTTGTCAAGATATGTAAAGTTTAGGTATTTTTTTGAAGACATCCGTGGAGAAGCCATTACCGACGCTGAAGTTAACATCTGGGCGCAAAAGTTTTCAGAAATCATGATGAAATTACTCATCAACCACGACTTATTGATAGAGGAAACGCTGAAATTTATCAAAACCAATGCAAAGAATTACAATATGCATATCGTCTCGGGTTCTGACCAAAACGAACTGCGACAGATTTGTAAAGCGCTGGATATTGCAACGTATTTTGATTCCATTCATGGTTCACCAACCTCAAAAAATGACTTAGTTGCTAATCTTTTGACAATACATGGTTATGATACGAACACTTGTTTATTGATTGGTGATTCCAAAAATGATTATGAAGCGGCACAAGTTAATCGTATTCATTTTATGGGCTATGGAAATGAAAAAATCAAAGCCAATAGCGACTATAAACTATTCTGA
- a CDS encoding 3-deoxy-manno-octulosonate cytidylyltransferase, producing the protein MDYVIVIPARYASSRLPGKPLIDLNGQSVLERTYRQCQKAVQTEKIIVATDDQRIEAHCKAKGMQVMMTSKNCLTGTDRVAEVAEQIEADYYINVQGDEPLMNPQDIRDTIEATQKYQGDIINGYALITEESQFRSLSIPKLVFRPDGRLLYMSRSPIPGNKCEEFKMAWRQICIYAFTKPALQAFVAENTKTPLEAEEDIEILRFLELGYEVRMIPLSKDSIAIDLPEDVERVLKKLKESE; encoded by the coding sequence ATGGATTATGTCATAGTAATTCCGGCAAGATATGCTTCAAGTCGTTTACCGGGTAAACCCCTGATTGATTTAAATGGACAAAGTGTGCTGGAACGGACTTATCGACAGTGCCAAAAAGCGGTGCAAACTGAAAAAATAATTGTCGCAACAGATGATCAACGCATTGAAGCACATTGCAAGGCTAAAGGCATGCAAGTGATGATGACGTCAAAGAACTGTTTGACCGGAACTGATCGTGTGGCTGAAGTTGCTGAACAAATTGAAGCTGATTATTACATCAACGTACAAGGTGATGAACCACTAATGAATCCCCAAGATATTAGAGATACGATTGAAGCTACTCAAAAGTATCAGGGTGATATTATCAATGGTTATGCATTGATTACGGAGGAATCACAATTTAGAAGCCTAAGTATTCCTAAATTGGTTTTTCGTCCAGATGGACGTTTGCTTTACATGTCACGTTCCCCAATACCTGGAAATAAGTGCGAGGAATTCAAAATGGCTTGGCGTCAAATATGCATTTATGCATTTACAAAGCCTGCATTACAAGCTTTTGTAGCTGAAAATACAAAAACACCTCTTGAGGCTGAAGAAGATATCGAAATTCTAAGATTTTTAGAATTGGGATATGAAGTTAGAATGATACCTTTGTCTAAAGATTCCATTGCTATAGATTTACCGGAAGATGTAGAACGTGTTTTAAAAAAACTGAAAGAAAGTGAATAA
- a CDS encoding aldolase catalytic domain-containing protein, which translates to MKILDCTLRDGGYYTNWDFDSELVNTYLESFNHLPVDYLEVGYRSNPMESYLGEYYYCPVSVLQHLKSKSNKKLVIILNEKDVRAEHVDALLGPIVGLVDMVRMAIDPKNFKRALELAAEIKRWGFEVAFNVMYMSTWADEKEFLELIPQVDQVADYFYMVDSFGGVYPQDVKDTINMVRSKTQVKLGFHGHNNLEMALANTLTAIDEGIDIVDATVTGMGRGAGNLKTELLLTVLNAKGKLDFPYNELSKTIDDFTKLQAHHEWGTNLPYMVSGANSLPQKQVMEWVSKRYYSFNSIIRALNNQSQGKEDNTKLPELDFDQEKAYAGALIVGGGPSAVNHSEALDRFLMKHSDIIVIHASSKNALSFKTVPNDQYFCLVGNEGHRLEEVFQGKNIKGKCILPPYPRKMGTYIPNSLTDKAFELSEVEFTDLYKDSHTALALQSVLALKINSIFITGYDGYSGNQIGEKEQELFLENQYLFSKVKDEHKMQLLSLTPTKYSELREDSVYSKI; encoded by the coding sequence ATGAAGATCTTAGACTGCACACTCCGCGATGGCGGCTATTATACCAATTGGGATTTTGACAGTGAATTGGTCAATACCTATTTAGAAAGTTTTAATCATTTGCCGGTAGATTACTTGGAAGTAGGCTATCGTTCCAATCCCATGGAAAGTTATCTGGGGGAGTATTACTACTGCCCGGTGTCTGTTTTACAGCATTTAAAATCCAAATCCAATAAAAAATTGGTTATTATTCTTAATGAAAAAGATGTACGCGCCGAACATGTAGACGCTTTATTAGGCCCAATTGTTGGTTTGGTAGATATGGTACGTATGGCGATAGATCCTAAGAATTTTAAACGTGCATTGGAGTTGGCGGCTGAAATCAAACGCTGGGGCTTTGAAGTGGCTTTTAATGTGATGTACATGTCCACATGGGCAGATGAAAAAGAATTCTTAGAACTCATCCCCCAAGTAGATCAAGTCGCTGATTATTTTTATATGGTGGATTCTTTTGGTGGAGTGTATCCACAGGACGTCAAAGACACCATCAATATGGTGCGTTCCAAAACACAGGTGAAACTAGGGTTCCATGGTCATAATAATTTGGAAATGGCACTCGCCAACACCCTGACAGCCATTGATGAAGGTATTGATATTGTAGATGCGACAGTTACCGGTATGGGGCGTGGTGCAGGAAATTTAAAAACTGAACTTTTGTTGACAGTATTGAATGCCAAAGGCAAACTCGATTTTCCTTACAATGAGTTAAGCAAGACGATAGATGATTTTACTAAGCTTCAAGCGCATCATGAATGGGGCACTAACTTACCTTATATGGTGTCTGGAGCGAATTCTTTGCCCCAGAAGCAAGTCATGGAATGGGTGAGCAAACGTTATTATTCTTTTAACAGTATCATCAGAGCCTTAAATAACCAAAGCCAAGGCAAAGAAGACAATACTAAATTACCAGAATTGGATTTTGATCAAGAAAAGGCTTATGCTGGTGCTTTAATTGTGGGTGGCGGTCCAAGTGCGGTCAATCATTCAGAGGCTTTAGACCGTTTTTTAATGAAACATTCTGATATTATAGTGATACATGCCAGTTCAAAAAATGCATTGTCATTTAAAACTGTTCCAAATGACCAGTATTTCTGCTTAGTTGGTAATGAAGGACATCGTTTAGAAGAAGTTTTTCAAGGTAAAAATATAAAGGGGAAGTGCATTTTACCTCCTTATCCAAGAAAAATGGGAACCTACATCCCTAATTCCTTAACTGACAAAGCCTTTGAACTTAGTGAAGTTGAGTTCACCGATCTTTATAAAGATTCGCACACAGCATTGGCTTTACAAAGTGTACTTGCTTTAAAAATAAATTCTATCTTCATCACTGGCTATGACGGTTATAGTGGCAATCAAATTGGTGAAAAAGAACAAGAATTGTTTTTGGAAAACCAGTATTTGTTCTCCAAGGTAAAAGATGAGCATAAGATGCAATTACTAAGCTTAACACCAACAAAATACTCAGAGTTAAGAGAAGACTCTGTATATTCTAAAATTTAA